The following are from one region of the Phycisphaeraceae bacterium genome:
- a CDS encoding sulfotransferase, whose translation MAMAPLDVWVRLLVRLRRVPGPRYLARIVLGLATSFVGTIVTLPERLLLAPYLFVRFGRSRPRIEHEPGVLIVTGYYRTGTTHLHYLLSCDPAMTTPKWVHVAAPQGFALSWVLIRWLMIPFISNSRPQDDVAFGPEWPSEDDFALNNWCLASSLPGRFIVPGEHAFYERFHDLNRLSNRELAHWRRAQAAFCWKLMALRPGKRLLLKTPSHTARLGELEAMFGRNLRVIHISREPGAVVKSNVRMAERLEPYSLEPMPSPEVVRERVMEEFVRTEMRYVESAARLGASRVCEIRFEDLIADPLGQLKSAYAQLGYDWTSEAERGFRRYLGAVRDYKPRHGAAADVEALEPALQQLATRFGHDKPAVEPVVMEHEPRRDRTALAIVATIVAAFALALLWVGIASVFRDRNELFIWVFGIVLGLVAIRTAGRGSTTLGLVSAACLGLIILPSIYPVTLAAYSHRWPADEAAAGAMQSTLRVFKRWGDLIYVVFGLVSAYRVGSRLHVRPPGS comes from the coding sequence ATGGCCATGGCGCCGCTTGATGTCTGGGTTCGCCTTCTGGTGCGACTTCGGCGCGTCCCCGGGCCTCGATATCTTGCCCGCATTGTGCTGGGTCTGGCGACTTCGTTCGTCGGCACGATCGTCACGCTGCCCGAGCGGCTGCTGCTGGCGCCGTATCTCTTTGTGCGTTTCGGGCGTTCGCGCCCTCGCATCGAGCATGAACCGGGCGTGTTGATCGTGACCGGGTATTACCGCACTGGCACGACGCATCTGCACTATCTGCTCAGTTGCGACCCCGCGATGACGACGCCCAAGTGGGTGCATGTGGCTGCACCCCAGGGTTTCGCGCTGAGTTGGGTTCTGATCCGCTGGTTGATGATTCCGTTTATATCGAACAGCCGTCCGCAGGATGATGTGGCGTTTGGACCCGAGTGGCCAAGCGAGGATGACTTCGCGCTCAACAATTGGTGTCTGGCGTCGAGTTTGCCCGGGCGGTTTATTGTGCCCGGTGAGCATGCTTTCTATGAGCGGTTTCACGACCTCAATCGCTTGTCGAACCGCGAACTGGCGCACTGGCGTCGGGCGCAGGCAGCCTTCTGCTGGAAACTCATGGCCCTGCGACCCGGGAAGCGTCTTCTGCTCAAGACCCCAAGCCATACCGCCAGGCTTGGCGAACTCGAGGCGATGTTCGGCCGCAATTTGCGCGTGATCCATATCAGTCGCGAGCCGGGGGCGGTGGTGAAGTCGAACGTGAGAATGGCCGAGCGCCTTGAGCCTTACAGCCTCGAGCCGATGCCATCGCCCGAGGTGGTGCGTGAGCGCGTGATGGAGGAGTTTGTGCGCACAGAGATGCGCTACGTCGAGTCCGCAGCCCGACTCGGTGCGAGCCGCGTTTGCGAGATCCGGTTCGAGGATCTGATCGCCGACCCGCTGGGGCAACTCAAGAGCGCCTATGCACAACTCGGGTATGACTGGACATCCGAGGCCGAGCGTGGGTTTCGTCGCTATCTTGGCGCGGTGCGTGACTACAAGCCGCGACACGGCGCGGCTGCGGACGTTGAGGCCCTTGAGCCTGCCTTGCAGCAGTTGGCTACGCGTTTCGGGCATGACAAGCCAGCAGTCGAGCCTGTCGTGATGGAGCACGAGCCTCGGCGTGACCGCACAGCACTGGCCATCGTCGCGACAATCGTTGCTGCCTTTGCCCTCGCATTGCTCTGGGTCGGCATCGCGAGCGTGTTCCGAGATCGCAACGAACTTTTTATCTGGGTGTTCGGCATTGTGCTCGGGTTGGTCGCGATCAGAACGGCTGGGCGAGGCTCGACAACGCTTGGGCTGGTTTCGGCAGCGTGTCTGGGACTGATCATTCTGCCATCGATCTATCCTGTGACCCTGGCGGCGTACTCGCACCGCTGGCCTGCGGACGAGGCGGCGGCGGGGGCGATGCAGTCGACGCTGCGCGTGTTCAAGCGGTGGGGCGACCTGATCTATGTCGTGTTCGGCCTGGTCAGTGCGTACCGGGTCGGGTCGAGGCTTCACGTCAGGCCCCCGGGCTCGTAG
- a CDS encoding radical SAM protein, whose protein sequence is MTATATFTGLATIERKIDAGERLSIDDGRALYATRDIWTVCELADRVRRRLHKDIAYFNINRHMNYSNVCALSCKFCEFYRKQGQAGEYTRDLDYIRAEGLKAVELGATEMHIVGGLNPYLPFEYYTDMLRTLREVAPRVHLKAFTAVEIVHLARIAKVYKRDDRRASMQWVLERLIEAGLGSLPGGGAEVFDERVHKEAFRGKIGADEWLDVHMVAHELGLNSNATMLYGHVDSREERLRHMHILRRMQDRALARLGYEGEESPADDVTDAPAITLTREGVRLPTPALGQGYYQTIIPLPFFPDGSELEHLPGPTGLENLRTLAVARLMLDNFPHAKAFWIMQTLGMAQTMLQCGADDIDGTVVWYDITKVGGSTTHQETTVWDLQRAIREAGFEPVERDTLYRRVEREGKEWRVLA, encoded by the coding sequence ATGACCGCCACCGCGACCTTCACAGGCTTGGCCACCATCGAGCGGAAGATCGACGCGGGCGAGCGTCTTTCGATCGATGACGGCCGGGCCCTCTATGCCACGCGCGACATCTGGACCGTTTGCGAACTGGCCGACCGTGTGCGAAGGCGCCTGCACAAGGATATCGCGTACTTCAACATCAACCGCCACATGAATTACTCGAATGTGTGCGCGCTGAGCTGCAAGTTCTGCGAGTTTTATCGAAAGCAGGGGCAGGCGGGCGAATACACCCGCGACCTCGACTACATCAGGGCTGAGGGACTCAAGGCTGTTGAACTCGGCGCGACCGAGATGCACATTGTCGGGGGGCTCAATCCGTACTTGCCGTTCGAGTACTACACCGACATGCTGCGCACGCTCAGGGAGGTTGCGCCGCGGGTGCATCTGAAGGCGTTTACAGCGGTGGAGATTGTGCATCTGGCGCGGATTGCGAAGGTGTACAAGCGTGACGATCGGCGTGCGTCGATGCAGTGGGTGCTGGAGCGGTTGATCGAGGCGGGCCTGGGCTCACTGCCTGGGGGCGGGGCTGAGGTGTTTGATGAGCGGGTCCACAAGGAAGCCTTCCGCGGCAAGATCGGTGCGGATGAATGGCTCGATGTACACATGGTCGCCCATGAACTGGGGCTCAACAGCAATGCGACGATGCTGTACGGGCACGTTGACAGCCGCGAGGAGCGGTTGCGGCATATGCACATTCTGCGGCGGATGCAGGATCGTGCGCTGGCGCGGCTTGGGTATGAGGGGGAAGAGTCGCCAGCTGATGATGTGACGGATGCGCCGGCGATCACGCTGACGCGCGAGGGTGTGCGGCTTCCGACGCCTGCGCTTGGACAGGGGTATTACCAGACGATTATTCCGCTGCCGTTTTTTCCGGATGGGTCGGAGCTTGAGCACCTGCCGGGGCCGACGGGGCTTGAGAATCTGCGGACGCTGGCGGTGGCGCGGCTCATGCTTGACAATTTTCCGCATGCCAAGGCGTTCTGGATCATGCAGACGCTGGGGATGGCGCAGACGATGCTGCAATGCGGGGCTGATGACATCGATGGCACGGTTGTGTGGTACGACATCACCAAAGTCGGCGGCTCGACCACGCACCAGGAGACGACGGTGTGGGATCTTCAGCGGGCGATCCGCGAGGCGGGATTTGAGCCGGTGGAACGCGACACGCTGTATCGGCGTGTGGAGCGCGAGGGGAAGGAATGGCGGGTGCTGGCGTAA
- a CDS encoding aldehyde dehydrogenase family protein, whose protein sequence is MPHSLLKRLGIASHPRLIHEVGTITPDAADAIVSYSPANGKPIAGVRLDDAASYERTTAEAVESFRQWRDVPAPKRGQVVRAIGEALREYLEPLGELVALEVGKIRAEGIGEVQETIDIADFAVGLSRQLTGITMPSERPEHRMYEQWLPLGPIGVITAFNFPNAVWGWNAMLAAVCGDVTVWKPSLLAPLTAIATNAIAERVSESMGHHGIFRLLIGRDDVVGERLIADRRYPLISATGSCRMGRHVGQVVAGRLGRTLLELGGNNAIIVEPDADLDLAVRSIVFGAVGTCGQRCTSTRRLIAHESIVGPLTERLVKAYATIRIGDPLIENTLVGPLINAEAVSAFEKAVAIARSQGGEVLAGGSRVTPDSLASDLRGGHYVQPTIIRVKGQTLPIAMEETFAPILYVFAYTTLDEALEMHNSVDQGLSSAIFTGSVRSAERFLSPAGSGSDCGLAYVNLGTSGAEIGGAFGGEKDTGGGRESGSDAWKAYMRRQTCTINFGETFALAQGIRFE, encoded by the coding sequence ATGCCTCACTCACTTCTCAAGCGTCTTGGTATCGCCTCGCATCCTCGGCTGATTCACGAGGTAGGCACCATCACGCCCGACGCTGCCGACGCCATTGTGTCTTATTCGCCCGCAAACGGCAAACCCATCGCCGGCGTGCGGCTGGACGACGCAGCGTCGTATGAACGGACCACGGCCGAGGCGGTCGAATCGTTTCGTCAGTGGCGCGATGTCCCCGCACCAAAGCGAGGCCAGGTCGTCCGCGCTATCGGCGAAGCACTGCGAGAATATCTCGAACCGCTGGGCGAACTGGTCGCCCTCGAAGTCGGCAAGATCCGTGCTGAGGGCATCGGAGAAGTCCAGGAGACTATCGACATCGCGGATTTCGCGGTGGGTCTCTCGCGGCAACTCACCGGCATCACCATGCCCAGCGAGCGCCCCGAGCACCGCATGTACGAGCAATGGCTCCCGCTGGGACCCATCGGCGTCATCACCGCATTCAACTTCCCAAACGCCGTCTGGGGATGGAACGCCATGCTCGCCGCTGTGTGTGGCGACGTGACTGTCTGGAAGCCGAGCCTGCTTGCGCCGCTCACCGCCATCGCGACCAACGCGATTGCTGAGCGCGTGAGCGAATCGATGGGTCATCACGGTATTTTTCGCCTGCTCATCGGGCGTGACGATGTGGTTGGCGAGCGGTTGATTGCCGATCGTCGCTACCCGCTGATTTCCGCGACCGGTTCGTGTCGCATGGGGCGTCATGTCGGGCAGGTTGTGGCGGGTCGCCTCGGGCGCACACTGCTCGAGCTGGGCGGCAACAACGCGATCATCGTCGAACCTGATGCCGACCTTGATCTTGCGGTCCGCAGCATCGTCTTCGGAGCTGTAGGCACATGCGGGCAGCGCTGCACCAGCACGCGCCGCCTCATCGCTCACGAGTCGATCGTCGGCCCGCTGACCGAGCGACTGGTCAAGGCCTACGCGACGATCCGCATCGGCGACCCCTTGATCGAGAACACGCTCGTCGGCCCGCTCATCAACGCCGAGGCCGTGAGTGCGTTCGAGAAAGCCGTCGCCATCGCACGTTCGCAGGGCGGCGAAGTGCTCGCGGGCGGCTCGCGTGTGACTCCGGATTCACTCGCCTCGGATCTGCGCGGCGGGCACTATGTTCAGCCTACCATCATTCGTGTGAAGGGGCAGACGCTCCCGATCGCGATGGAAGAAACGTTCGCACCGATCCTGTACGTCTTTGCGTACACGACGCTCGACGAGGCACTCGAGATGCATAACAGCGTCGATCAGGGGCTGAGTTCAGCGATCTTCACCGGCTCGGTGCGGTCGGCAGAGCGATTCCTGTCGCCCGCCGGTTCGGGGAGTGACTGTGGCCTTGCCTATGTCAACCTCGGAACGAGCGGCGCAGAAATCGGTGGGGCCTTCGGAGGCGAGAAGGATACCGGAGGCGGTCGAGAATCTGGGTCGGATGCATGGAAGGCGTACATGCGACGCCAGACGTGCACCATCAACTTTGGAGAGACGTTTGCTTTGGCGCAGGGGATCCGCTTTGAGTGA
- a CDS encoding transposase, whose product MTMHEIVIATQNPGKVAELRALLADLPVRVLGLGDVGGTLPEPEETGRTFEDNAAIKALTYASWTGMACLADDSGLEVDALGGAPGVDSAWYAYASEAEAKSLSREVRDAANNERLLRELEGVPLDRRGARFVCCMVVAGFAVGNTPQVDQGGRLPAVQRVDVAGSSHGTASGPKRTGDLPHWELPNQTYHVTFRLRAGTLTPAERQVVLDACLHWQGVRALVHALVVMPDHVHMIVRLIGPYTLPALMHSIKSYSSQEIQKMRGQSGSLWQREYYDRIIRGQEQQERTYRYIEENPVKEGLVEKPGEYLFLWRQVCGRLEAAPPDGAPIVLAVSRGTFDGRIGEQPRVPAGVNGFGYDPLFLVGPECGVTSAELPPARKNQLSHRAAAAREIARQIRTLVAR is encoded by the coding sequence GTGACCATGCACGAAATTGTGATCGCCACTCAGAACCCGGGCAAGGTCGCGGAATTGCGTGCGCTGCTGGCCGATCTGCCGGTGCGGGTGCTGGGGCTTGGGGATGTGGGCGGCACCCTGCCCGAGCCGGAAGAGACGGGGCGGACGTTCGAGGACAACGCGGCGATCAAGGCGCTGACCTATGCGTCGTGGACAGGGATGGCGTGTCTGGCGGATGATTCGGGGCTGGAGGTTGATGCGCTGGGCGGCGCTCCTGGCGTGGACAGCGCGTGGTATGCGTATGCGAGTGAGGCCGAGGCCAAGTCACTGTCGCGTGAAGTGCGTGATGCGGCGAACAACGAGAGGCTGCTGCGGGAGCTTGAGGGTGTGCCGCTGGACAGGCGCGGGGCGAGGTTTGTCTGTTGCATGGTGGTTGCGGGGTTTGCGGTTGGAAACACACCACAAGTTGACCAGGGGGGGCGGCTTCCAGCCGTCCAGCGCGTGGACGTGGCAGGTTCCTCGCATGGCACCGCGTCGGGGCCGAAGCGGACGGGCGATCTGCCGCACTGGGAACTGCCGAACCAGACGTATCACGTGACATTCCGACTTCGCGCGGGAACTTTGACGCCTGCTGAGCGGCAGGTGGTGCTCGATGCATGTTTGCATTGGCAGGGTGTGCGGGCGCTTGTTCATGCGTTGGTTGTCATGCCGGATCATGTGCACATGATTGTGCGCCTGATCGGCCCCTACACCCTGCCAGCGTTGATGCACAGCATCAAGTCGTATTCGTCACAAGAGATTCAGAAGATGCGTGGCCAGTCTGGGTCGCTGTGGCAGAGAGAATATTACGATCGCATCATCCGTGGCCAAGAGCAGCAGGAGAGGACGTACAGGTATATTGAAGAGAATCCAGTCAAGGAGGGGCTGGTGGAGAAGCCTGGGGAGTATCTGTTTCTTTGGAGGCAAGTGTGTGGGCGGCTGGAAGCCGCCCCTCCTGATGGTGCCCCCATTGTTCTGGCTGTGAGTCGGGGGACTTTTGATGGTCGGATTGGTGAACAGCCTCGGGTGCCGGCGGGGGTGAACGGGTTCGGGTATGACCCGTTGTTTCTGGTGGGGCCGGAGTGTGGTGTGACGAGTGCGGAATTGCCTCCGGCGCGCAAGAACCAACTGAGCCATCGGGCTGCAGCGGCGCGCGAGATCGCCCGGCAGATCCGCACGCTCGTTGCACGCTGA
- the dnaK gene encoding molecular chaperone DnaK, translating into MSKIIGIDLGTTNSVVAIMEGDTPKVLINSTGNRTTPSVVGFTDKGERLVGQQAKHQQVTNPKNTVYSIKRFMGRRHGEVAEEEKHVPYEVVGGREDFVTVKVRDKEYTPQQVSAFILQELKRTAEEYLGEKVERAVITVPAYFNDSQRQATKDAGEIAGLKVERILPEPTAAALAYGLDRKKNEKIAVFDLGGGTFDISILDVGDGVFEVLSTNGDTHLGGDDWDQKLINHLLTEFKRREGVDLSGDAMAMQRLKEAAEKAKIELSNSQETTVNLPFITATHEGPKHLQETITRAKFESLCEDLFKRLREPCLQALRDAKLEANRIDEVILVGGSTRIPRVQAVCRELFGKDPNKSVNPDEVVAIGAAIQGGVLQGSVKDVLLLDVTPLSLGVETYGGVMTKLIEKNTTIPTSKKETFSTASDSQTSVQIHVLQGEREFAKDNRTLGMFELQGIAPAPRGVPQIEVEFALDANGILQVTATDKGTSKKADIRIENSGGLSSDEIERMKADAEAHAEEDRRRREVVDLKNRGDAMIGQTRKALEEHGAKVSGDVRSRIESAISNLEDKLKGDEKVSIEAALKELESASMELGKVVYEQAAAGAGGAAGSAGESANDDVIDAEFEVKDDDKQ; encoded by the coding sequence ATGTCGAAGATCATTGGTATTGACCTTGGAACAACGAACTCGGTCGTCGCGATTATGGAAGGCGACACGCCGAAGGTTCTGATCAACAGCACCGGCAACCGCACCACCCCGTCGGTCGTGGGATTCACTGACAAGGGCGAGCGTCTGGTCGGGCAGCAAGCCAAGCATCAGCAGGTGACGAACCCCAAGAACACGGTGTACTCGATCAAGCGGTTCATGGGTCGTCGGCACGGTGAAGTGGCAGAGGAAGAAAAGCATGTGCCGTACGAGGTGGTCGGCGGGCGCGAAGATTTTGTGACGGTGAAGGTGCGCGACAAGGAATACACGCCTCAGCAGGTTTCCGCGTTCATTCTGCAGGAGCTCAAGCGCACCGCAGAGGAGTATCTCGGCGAGAAAGTCGAGCGCGCCGTCATCACGGTGCCGGCGTATTTCAACGACTCGCAGCGGCAGGCGACCAAGGATGCGGGCGAGATCGCAGGCCTCAAGGTCGAACGCATTCTCCCCGAACCGACCGCTGCGGCACTGGCGTATGGCCTGGATCGCAAGAAGAACGAGAAGATCGCTGTCTTCGACCTCGGTGGCGGTACGTTCGATATCTCGATTCTGGACGTCGGCGATGGAGTCTTCGAGGTGCTCAGCACCAACGGCGACACCCACCTCGGCGGCGATGACTGGGACCAGAAACTCATCAATCACCTGCTCACCGAGTTCAAACGCCGCGAGGGTGTTGACTTGTCGGGCGATGCAATGGCCATGCAGCGCTTGAAGGAAGCAGCTGAAAAGGCGAAGATCGAGCTGTCCAACTCGCAGGAGACGACGGTCAATCTGCCCTTCATTACGGCCACGCATGAAGGTCCTAAGCACCTTCAGGAGACTATCACGCGGGCGAAGTTCGAGAGTTTGTGTGAGGATTTGTTCAAGCGGCTGCGTGAGCCATGCCTTCAGGCGCTGCGTGATGCAAAGCTTGAAGCCAACCGCATTGACGAAGTGATTCTGGTCGGTGGTTCGACGCGGATTCCGCGTGTGCAGGCGGTCTGTCGCGAATTGTTCGGCAAGGATCCCAACAAGAGCGTCAATCCGGACGAGGTCGTGGCGATCGGCGCGGCGATTCAGGGCGGCGTGCTGCAAGGCAGCGTCAAGGACGTCCTGCTGCTCGATGTGACGCCTCTGAGCCTCGGAGTCGAAACCTATGGCGGGGTGATGACCAAACTCATCGAGAAGAACACCACGATTCCGACATCGAAAAAGGAAACATTCTCGACCGCGTCAGACAGCCAGACAAGCGTGCAGATCCACGTTCTTCAGGGTGAACGCGAGTTTGCAAAGGACAACCGCACGCTGGGCATGTTCGAACTCCAGGGAATCGCACCCGCACCACGCGGCGTGCCTCAGATCGAAGTCGAGTTTGCACTTGACGCCAACGGCATCCTTCAGGTCACCGCGACCGACAAGGGAACGAGCAAGAAGGCCGACATTCGGATCGAAAACTCGGGCGGGCTGAGCTCGGACGAGATCGAGCGTATGAAGGCCGATGCGGAGGCGCATGCTGAGGAAGATCGCCGTCGTCGCGAGGTGGTCGATCTGAAGAATCGCGGCGATGCGATGATCGGGCAGACCCGCAAGGCTCTGGAAGAGCACGGCGCGAAAGTGTCGGGTGACGTGCGCAGCCGCATCGAATCGGCAATCAGCAACCTCGAGGACAAGCTCAAGGGAGATGAGAAGGTCTCGATCGAGGCGGCACTCAAAGAACTCGAGAGTGCTTCGATGGAACTCGGAAAGGTCGTGTACGAGCAGGCGGCAGCCGGTGCTGGCGGAGCAGCAGGTTCGGCCGGCGAGAGTGCCAACGACGATGTGATCGATGCCGAGTTCGAAGTCAAGGACGATGACAAGCAGTAA
- a CDS encoding carbohydrate kinase family protein: MRSREQIARSAAAAVRDALGTLGTRHAMVGFDGFIDVIIRVVDRRRSMAYDDYESIRTIDAFARRIAAAAGKSANLELVTLEQRFGGNGPLLAGALGRLGLSVAYVGAVGRDDEPCMLHPIYEPFAARCREVVPVAPPSVTEALEFDDGKLMLGHARNATFIDWERIKETVGLDRLRTLAAEASLIGIVNWTMVGGVEGIWSGLCNEVLKPGSDQRIFIDLSDPAKRSDEDLGRGLGVLASMAGFGRVTLGLNLAEAQRVAQVLGLERNELAAGSFADDDAIGRAIAIRAALSIECVVVHRRDGAAAASRCGSALWFDGPFTRNPVLSTGAGDHFNGGFALGQVLNLDLPECLAIACATSGLYVREAASPTAERVAAFLEALPLPETE, translated from the coding sequence ATGCGCTCGCGCGAACAGATTGCCCGATCAGCCGCCGCTGCGGTGCGCGATGCCTTGGGCACTTTAGGAACCAGGCACGCGATGGTCGGCTTCGATGGGTTCATCGATGTCATCATTCGCGTTGTCGATCGTCGCCGGTCGATGGCCTACGACGACTACGAATCAATCCGCACCATCGACGCCTTTGCCCGCCGCATCGCAGCCGCCGCCGGCAAAAGCGCAAATCTCGAACTTGTCACGCTCGAACAACGCTTCGGCGGCAATGGGCCTCTGCTTGCCGGGGCGCTTGGGCGACTCGGCCTATCGGTTGCGTATGTCGGGGCAGTGGGACGCGATGACGAACCGTGCATGCTTCATCCAATCTACGAGCCCTTTGCCGCACGGTGCCGCGAGGTTGTGCCAGTCGCGCCTCCGAGCGTGACCGAAGCCCTCGAGTTTGACGATGGCAAACTGATGCTTGGGCACGCGCGCAACGCGACCTTCATTGACTGGGAACGAATCAAGGAGACCGTCGGCCTTGATCGCCTGCGCACGTTGGCCGCTGAGGCATCGCTGATCGGCATCGTCAACTGGACCATGGTGGGTGGCGTCGAAGGCATCTGGAGCGGGTTGTGCAACGAAGTGCTCAAGCCCGGCAGCGATCAACGCATCTTCATTGATCTCTCGGATCCTGCCAAGCGGTCGGATGAAGACCTGGGTCGCGGGCTTGGTGTGCTGGCCAGTATGGCGGGTTTCGGGCGTGTCACACTTGGGCTGAATCTGGCTGAGGCGCAGCGTGTTGCGCAAGTGCTGGGTCTCGAACGAAACGAGCTGGCTGCGGGTTCGTTTGCCGATGACGATGCCATTGGTCGCGCGATCGCGATTCGCGCCGCGCTCAGCATCGAATGCGTGGTTGTGCATCGCCGTGACGGAGCAGCTGCTGCGTCGCGCTGCGGGAGTGCCCTGTGGTTTGATGGCCCGTTCACGCGCAACCCGGTCCTTTCGACCGGCGCGGGTGACCACTTCAATGGCGGTTTCGCGCTTGGGCAGGTCTTGAACCTGGATCTGCCCGAGTGCCTGGCGATTGCGTGTGCTACCAGCGGGCTGTATGTTCGCGAGGCAGCCAGCCCGACAGCCGAACGGGTCGCGGCGTTTCTCGAAGCCCTTCCATTGCCAGAGACCGAGTAG
- a CDS encoding sigma-70 family RNA polymerase sigma factor yields the protein MLDQAFAIGEERLAEKPSDLIERARRDPAAFGELYREHYVAIAQYIVRRVGDVHLAEDLAAETFIDAWRGMLRYRNEGIAFRHWLLRIATNRVNRWARRKRREHVVACVPEVVVEAGTGAGREVVEVLLTLRSEHQAVLCLHHVEGLSVESVALVLGVSVGTVKSRLHRARRAMRKALEIKEVDS from the coding sequence ATGTTGGATCAGGCATTTGCAATCGGTGAAGAGCGGTTGGCAGAGAAGCCATCGGACCTGATTGAGCGGGCGCGGCGCGATCCGGCGGCGTTCGGGGAACTGTATCGAGAGCATTACGTTGCGATTGCACAGTACATCGTGCGGCGTGTTGGTGATGTGCATCTGGCTGAGGATCTTGCGGCGGAGACGTTTATTGATGCGTGGCGGGGGATGCTGCGGTATCGGAATGAGGGGATTGCGTTTCGGCACTGGCTGCTGCGGATCGCGACGAATCGTGTGAACCGCTGGGCGCGACGGAAGCGGCGTGAGCATGTGGTGGCGTGTGTGCCCGAGGTGGTTGTTGAGGCTGGGACTGGCGCGGGGCGTGAGGTCGTCGAGGTGCTTTTGACGCTGCGGAGCGAGCATCAGGCGGTGCTGTGCCTGCACCATGTTGAGGGCTTGAGCGTGGAGAGCGTGGCGCTGGTGCTTGGGGTTTCGGTGGGGACGGTCAAGTCGCGGTTGCACCGGGCGCGGCGGGCGATGCGAAAGGCTTTGGAGATCAAGGAGGTCGACTCATGA